From Nonlabens sp. Ci31, the proteins below share one genomic window:
- a CDS encoding anthranilate synthase component II encodes MSKNILLIDNYDSFAYNLVHYLEELGTQLTVVRNDKITPQECELYDAIVLSPGPGIPSEAGNLIPIINHMKDKKPLLGICLGHQAITEVFGGKIINLEKVYHGVATQMSHNGNEIFNDVDSEFEAGRYHSWAAENNSFPDILEITATDENGQIMALKHKELPIYGLQFHPESIMTPQGKTMLKNFIDTL; translated from the coding sequence ATGAGTAAAAATATTTTATTAATAGATAACTACGATTCATTTGCTTATAATCTTGTCCATTATTTAGAAGAATTGGGCACACAACTCACCGTAGTGCGTAACGATAAAATCACACCTCAAGAATGTGAATTATATGACGCTATTGTGCTTTCTCCGGGACCAGGAATCCCCAGTGAAGCAGGCAATCTGATACCGATTATTAATCATATGAAGGATAAAAAACCTCTTTTAGGGATTTGCTTAGGACATCAAGCAATTACAGAGGTATTTGGTGGAAAAATTATCAATTTAGAGAAAGTATATCACGGGGTTGCTACCCAAATGTCACATAATGGAAATGAAATTTTTAACGATGTAGATTCAGAGTTTGAAGCTGGCCGTTACCATTCATGGGCAGCTGAAAACAATAGCTTTCCTGATATTTTAGAAATTACCGCAACTGATGAGAATGGTCAAATCATGGCATTGAAACATAAAGAATTACCTATATACGGCTTACAATTCCATCCTGAGAGCATCATGACACCTCAAGGGAAAACCATGCTTAAGAACTTTATAGATACCTTATAA
- a CDS encoding anthranilate synthase component I family protein: MNHIQDIYTPRTTQQVILADTLTPVAIYMRLRDRYPNSILLESNEYGQRSNSYSFICCNPVATFEVNKKEIKSSFPDHSSTSQEYSSAFDLTSGLSEFKDSFAQVENEYPFPTNGLFGYLSYDAVQLFEELEFRLRENETNNIPLAHYQVFQNVMVFDHYHNQLYVFDHSYADNESKLEEIVTVINHRDVANYSFKCTEQETSEMKDDDFRELVKKGKEHCRRGDVFQIVLSRKFEQPFQGDDFNVYRQLRAINPSPYLFYFDYGDFRIFGSSPEAQLLISGTKASIQPIAGTYKRTGNDTADLKAAEELKKDPKEAAEHMMLVDLARNDLSRHAKNVVVEDYQNIHFYSHVIHMVSKVSGIINEKDKIQLIGDTFPAGTLSGAPKYRAMQLIDQYEQSSREFYGGAIGYLGFDGNFNHAIIIRSILSRENKLLFRAGAGVVVESIIENETQEVYHKTNALRSAITKAN; the protein is encoded by the coding sequence ATGAATCACATTCAAGATATTTATACACCTCGCACTACACAACAAGTCATCCTTGCAGACACGCTTACTCCTGTTGCTATTTACATGAGATTACGCGATCGCTATCCCAATAGTATTCTTTTGGAAAGCAATGAATATGGACAACGCAGTAACAGCTATTCTTTTATATGCTGTAATCCTGTAGCCACTTTTGAGGTAAATAAGAAAGAAATTAAATCGAGTTTCCCCGATCATTCCTCCACATCACAAGAATATTCTTCCGCTTTTGACCTCACTTCTGGATTGAGTGAATTTAAAGACTCATTTGCTCAGGTTGAAAATGAGTATCCATTTCCGACTAACGGTCTTTTTGGTTACCTCAGTTATGATGCGGTACAATTATTTGAAGAATTGGAATTCCGCTTACGCGAAAACGAGACCAATAACATCCCTCTTGCTCATTATCAAGTATTTCAAAATGTGATGGTTTTTGATCACTACCACAACCAGTTGTATGTTTTTGATCATTCCTATGCTGATAACGAAAGTAAACTAGAAGAGATAGTAACGGTGATCAATCATAGAGATGTGGCTAACTACAGTTTTAAGTGCACCGAACAGGAGACTTCCGAAATGAAGGACGATGATTTTAGAGAACTCGTAAAGAAAGGGAAAGAGCACTGCCGTAGAGGCGATGTTTTTCAAATCGTACTCTCTAGAAAGTTTGAACAACCTTTTCAAGGAGATGATTTTAACGTTTACCGCCAGTTACGTGCCATCAATCCAAGCCCGTATTTATTTTATTTTGATTACGGTGATTTTAGAATATTTGGATCTTCCCCAGAAGCACAATTACTTATTTCTGGCACAAAAGCCAGTATCCAACCTATTGCAGGAACTTATAAAAGAACCGGAAACGATACCGCTGATTTAAAAGCTGCAGAAGAATTGAAAAAGGATCCCAAAGAAGCTGCTGAACATATGATGCTGGTAGATCTAGCCAGAAATGATTTAAGCCGCCATGCAAAAAACGTGGTTGTAGAGGATTATCAAAATATTCACTTTTATTCTCATGTGATTCACATGGTAAGTAAAGTGAGTGGTATCATAAATGAAAAGGATAAAATTCAGCTTATAGGTGATACCTTCCCGGCTGGTACATTAAGTGGCGCCCCTAAATACAGAGCCATGCAATTGATCGATCAGTATGAACAATCTTCTAGAGAATTTTATGGCGGTGCCATAGGTTACCTAGGATTTGATGGCAATTTTAACCATGCCATTATCATTAGAAGTATTTTATCAAGAGAAAACAAACTGCTATTCAGAGCTGGTGCCGGTGTTGTAGTAGAAAGTATTATAGAAAACGAAACCCAAGAAGTATATCATAAAACCAATGCACTTAGAAGTGCTATAACCAAAGCAAATTAA
- the asnB gene encoding asparagine synthase B, which produces MCGIVGMFELKKDSQEQRERILELSKKLRHRGPDWSGIYCGDNAILAHERLTIVDPQSGGQPLYSPDGKVVLAVNGEIYNHQNIRDHYSNYDFKTKSDCEVILALYQDKGIDFMDELTGMFGFALYDMEKDVFLCARDHQGMIPLYYGYDELGQFYIASELKALEGTCNEIAPFPPGHYYYSETGEFTKWYDRDWKDYKTVKDNTSSVADLKKAMEESVHRHLMSDVPYGVLLSGGLDSSIVSAIAKKYASKRVESGDHADAWWPQLHSFAIGLEGSPDLAAAQVVADHIGTVHHSVNFTIQEGLDAIKDVVYFLETYDVTTIRASTPMYLLARVIKSMGIKMVLSGEGSDEIFGGYLYFHKAPNAEEFHKETVRKLDSLHLYDNLRANKSLAAWGIEGRVPFLDKEFMDVAMRLNPKDKMCGNGKMEKHILREAFEDYLPKSVAWRQKEQFSDGVGYSWIDTLKEVVEDVVTDEMMKAAPFKFKINPPQSKEEYYYRSIFSEHFPSDAAASCVPSLKSVACSTPVALEWDEAFKNMNDPSGRAISGVHDKGY; this is translated from the coding sequence ATGTGCGGTATTGTAGGAATGTTTGAGCTGAAGAAAGATAGCCAAGAGCAGAGAGAAAGAATCTTAGAATTATCTAAAAAGTTAAGACACAGAGGTCCAGACTGGTCAGGAATCTATTGCGGGGATAATGCGATACTGGCTCATGAGAGACTAACAATCGTAGACCCGCAATCTGGTGGACAACCACTTTACAGTCCTGACGGAAAAGTAGTTTTGGCGGTCAACGGCGAAATTTACAACCATCAAAATATCCGAGATCATTACAGCAATTATGACTTTAAAACAAAATCGGACTGTGAGGTCATTCTAGCTTTATACCAAGATAAAGGAATCGATTTTATGGATGAGCTTACCGGTATGTTCGGTTTTGCGCTCTATGATATGGAGAAAGATGTTTTCTTGTGCGCAAGAGATCATCAAGGAATGATACCTCTGTATTACGGCTATGATGAATTAGGCCAATTTTACATAGCTAGCGAGCTTAAGGCACTAGAAGGAACTTGTAACGAGATCGCTCCATTCCCTCCAGGACATTATTATTATAGTGAAACTGGTGAGTTTACGAAATGGTACGATCGAGACTGGAAAGATTATAAGACCGTAAAAGACAATACAAGCTCTGTAGCCGATTTAAAAAAAGCGATGGAAGAAAGTGTGCACAGGCACTTAATGAGCGACGTGCCTTACGGAGTATTGCTCTCTGGCGGGTTGGACAGCTCTATTGTTAGTGCTATAGCAAAAAAATACGCTTCTAAAAGAGTAGAATCTGGCGACCATGCAGACGCCTGGTGGCCCCAATTGCACTCATTTGCAATAGGATTAGAAGGAAGTCCTGACCTCGCTGCTGCACAAGTAGTTGCAGACCATATAGGCACCGTGCACCACAGTGTTAATTTTACTATTCAAGAAGGACTCGATGCTATCAAAGACGTCGTTTATTTCTTAGAAACCTATGATGTAACTACCATTAGAGCCTCCACTCCTATGTACTTACTCGCAAGAGTCATTAAATCAATGGGAATTAAGATGGTGCTATCTGGAGAAGGAAGTGATGAAATCTTTGGAGGGTATTTATATTTCCACAAAGCCCCTAATGCAGAAGAGTTCCATAAAGAAACAGTACGTAAGCTCGACAGCTTACACCTTTATGACAATTTAAGAGCAAACAAATCTCTAGCGGCATGGGGAATTGAAGGACGCGTACCCTTTTTAGATAAAGAGTTTATGGATGTGGCGATGCGTTTAAACCCTAAAGATAAAATGTGTGGAAATGGAAAAATGGAAAAACACATTTTACGAGAAGCATTTGAAGATTACCTCCCTAAAAGTGTCGCTTGGAGACAAAAAGAACAGTTCAGTGATGGTGTGGGATACAGCTGGATAGACACCTTAAAAGAAGTAGTTGAAGATGTGGTGACAGATGAGATGATGAAAGCTGCTCCTTTTAAATTCAAGATCAATCCGCCGCAAAGCAAAGAAGAATATTATTACCGCAGTATCTTCTCAGAACACTTTCCTAGCGATGCCGCTGCCAGCTGTGTACCTTCCTTAAAATCAGTCGCTTGCTCTACACCGGTCGCATTAGAATGGGATGAAGCCTTTAAGAATATGAACGACCCCTCTGGACGTGCGATAAGTGGAGTGCATGACAAAGGTTATTAA
- a CDS encoding NRAMP family divalent metal transporter has protein sequence MNVALIPLSRKRHSISPSKYFYITCRNKFFKVLGPGLLFASTAIGVSHLVQSTRAGMIYGFGFLLAIVVVNILKYPFFEYGTRYAAGTGESLIDGYRSLGKWAIIAYFFVMIVSLFFVSAAVFQVTAVFMKELFQLQEMAYRFLPLLLIIGSSFLILAWGKYKFLDGFIKVVGLVMIVCVAISFILVIYKGAAVASDQFEGPEIWSLSTIPFAIALMGWMPTAVDLSTWNSLWTLEKQKASGYKSTVKEATNEFALGYWISAVLAVMFLTLGSYLVYGTDTVIISGSAGFANQVVNLFTNAMGQWSYYVIATAAFCIMYGTSLGVLDGYSRALKRTSEVLFKAGSVTAEKWYLAALSVTALGGFSLCYGLSGNPKGFLFLVDIATVLSFLFAPIVATLNYRLVTRKKFPEEHRPKFIMRAISLVGIFTLSFLSLVYMCYYFGVLD, from the coding sequence ATGAATGTAGCTTTAATTCCGCTTTCGCGAAAGCGGCATTCCATAAGCCCATCAAAATATTTTTATATTACCTGCAGGAATAAATTCTTCAAGGTTTTAGGTCCAGGCTTGCTATTTGCGAGTACCGCGATAGGGGTGAGTCACTTGGTACAAAGCACTCGTGCGGGAATGATATACGGATTTGGTTTTTTACTTGCTATTGTAGTGGTCAATATTTTAAAGTACCCGTTTTTTGAGTACGGAACTCGTTATGCGGCAGGAACAGGAGAGAGTCTTATCGATGGTTATAGAAGTTTAGGTAAATGGGCTATTATCGCTTATTTCTTTGTGATGATTGTAAGCTTGTTTTTTGTGAGTGCAGCAGTATTTCAAGTGACTGCTGTTTTTATGAAAGAATTGTTTCAGCTTCAAGAAATGGCATATAGGTTTTTACCTCTTCTTTTAATTATAGGGTCTTCTTTCTTGATACTCGCATGGGGGAAGTATAAATTCCTCGACGGCTTTATTAAAGTAGTTGGTCTGGTAATGATTGTATGTGTAGCAATTTCTTTTATTCTTGTCATTTATAAAGGAGCAGCAGTCGCATCAGATCAATTTGAAGGTCCAGAAATCTGGTCTCTGAGCACCATTCCTTTTGCTATAGCGCTTATGGGATGGATGCCTACAGCGGTAGATTTAAGTACTTGGAATAGCCTCTGGACGCTGGAGAAGCAAAAAGCCTCAGGTTATAAATCTACGGTAAAAGAGGCTACTAATGAGTTTGCGCTAGGATACTGGATAAGCGCAGTTCTTGCAGTGATGTTCCTCACATTAGGTTCCTATTTAGTTTATGGAACGGATACTGTTATCATTTCTGGAAGTGCAGGATTTGCAAATCAAGTTGTTAATTTGTTTACCAATGCCATGGGGCAGTGGTCTTATTATGTCATTGCGACTGCTGCTTTCTGTATCATGTACGGAACAAGTCTAGGGGTTCTAGACGGTTATTCTAGAGCCTTAAAAAGAACGAGTGAGGTGTTGTTTAAGGCAGGATCTGTAACTGCCGAAAAGTGGTATTTAGCCGCTTTGAGCGTAACTGCTTTGGGAGGTTTTAGTCTTTGCTATGGTTTAAGTGGTAACCCTAAAGGTTTTCTTTTCCTGGTAGATATTGCAACGGTATTATCTTTCCTATTTGCACCTATTGTTGCTACCTTAAATTACAGATTGGTGACAAGAAAAAAATTCCCAGAAGAGCATCGACCTAAATTTATCATGAGGGCAATTTCTCTTGTGGGAATTTTTACTTTGAGCTTTTTATCACTCGTTTACATGTGTTACTATTTTGGAGTGTTAGATTAG
- the msrA gene encoding peptide-methionine (S)-S-oxide reductase MsrA: protein MKMLSFFLMFLLASTCADSNKETEQAVNTDPIQVAAQNGMQRAYFASGCFWCVEEIYEGVKGVNESISGYSGGHTENPTYEDSNTGRTGHAEANEIIYDPQLVSFKTLVDVYFASQNIEQANGQGPDNGSQYRSIIFYQNDNEKKIIEAKISDLTQEGYEVAAEVKPFKKFWKAEDYHQDYAKLHPTQGYIRGVSIPRFKKFAAKMPDLIKENAQH, encoded by the coding sequence ATGAAAATGTTATCTTTCTTCCTGATGTTTCTTCTTGCATCAACATGCGCCGATTCAAACAAAGAGACTGAACAGGCCGTAAATACAGACCCTATTCAAGTGGCTGCTCAAAATGGAATGCAACGTGCTTACTTTGCCAGTGGATGTTTCTGGTGTGTAGAAGAAATTTATGAAGGTGTAAAAGGAGTAAATGAATCTATATCTGGCTATTCTGGCGGCCATACAGAAAACCCTACTTATGAAGACAGCAACACTGGAAGAACTGGTCATGCTGAGGCTAACGAGATCATTTATGATCCTCAACTCGTTTCTTTTAAAACACTAGTAGACGTTTATTTTGCTTCACAAAATATTGAACAAGCAAACGGACAGGGACCAGATAACGGTTCTCAATACAGGAGTATCATCTTTTATCAAAATGATAATGAAAAAAAAATTATTGAAGCTAAAATTTCTGATCTCACTCAAGAAGGTTACGAGGTTGCTGCTGAGGTGAAGCCGTTTAAGAAGTTTTGGAAAGCCGAAGATTACCATCAAGATTACGCAAAGCTGCATCCTACTCAAGGTTACATAAGAGGTGTCTCTATACCTAGATTCAAAAAATTTGCTGCAAAAATGCCTGATCTCATTAAAGAAAACGCCCAGCACTAA